The proteins below come from a single Bacteroidales bacterium WCE2004 genomic window:
- a CDS encoding electron transport complex protein RnfA, whose product MEYFLIFVSAIFVNNILLAQFLGICPFLGVSNKLSTASGMSGAVCFVITLATVVTYLLNHYLLVPFGLEFLQTISFILVIAALVQMVEIVLKKISPSLYQALGIFLPLITTNCAVLGVAITVVTKEFAFGGTAPHMLNLGQAVVYAIATSLGYGLAMCLFAGLREHLAGNDVPKAFKGLPIALITVGIMAMAFLGFSGIV is encoded by the coding sequence ATGGAATATTTCCTCATTTTCGTCTCGGCGATTTTCGTCAATAACATCCTGCTGGCGCAGTTCCTGGGCATCTGCCCCTTCCTGGGCGTGTCCAACAAGCTCTCCACGGCCTCGGGCATGTCCGGAGCGGTCTGCTTCGTGATCACGCTCGCCACCGTGGTGACCTACCTGCTGAACCATTACCTGCTGGTGCCTTTCGGCCTGGAATTCCTGCAGACCATCTCCTTCATCCTCGTGATCGCCGCCCTCGTGCAGATGGTGGAGATCGTGCTGAAGAAGATCAGTCCCTCGCTCTATCAGGCCCTCGGCATCTTCCTGCCCCTGATCACCACCAACTGCGCCGTCCTCGGCGTGGCCATCACCGTGGTGACCAAGGAATTTGCCTTCGGCGGCACTGCGCCCCACATGCTCAACCTCGGTCAGGCGGTGGTCTACGCCATCGCGACCTCGCTCGGCTACGGCCTGGCGATGTGCCTGTTCGCCGGCCTGCGCGAGCACCTGGCGGGCAACGATGTGCCCAAGGCTTTCAAGGGCCTTCCGATCGCCCTCATCACCGTGGGCATCATGGCGATGGCCTTCCTCGGTTTTTCCGGTATCGTTTAA
- a CDS encoding electron transport complex protein RnfE — MSKLHFITDGFVKNNPTFVLVLGMCPTLATTTSAMNGLEMGLATMFVLILSNIVISLVAPMVPDKVRIPVYITVIATFVTVLQLLMQAFTPAVYETLGLFIPLIVVNCIVLGRAEGFANKHSVGESALDGIGVGLGFTASLTVIGIVREVLGSGAVFGWKFIAGDGILAFVMAPGAFLVLGFLMVLFNKYLAKK, encoded by the coding sequence ATGAGTAAACTGCATTTCATCACCGACGGTTTCGTCAAGAACAACCCGACCTTCGTGCTGGTGCTCGGCATGTGCCCGACGCTGGCCACGACCACTTCCGCGATGAACGGTCTGGAGATGGGTCTGGCGACGATGTTCGTGCTCATCCTCAGCAACATCGTGATCTCGCTGGTGGCCCCGATGGTCCCCGACAAGGTCCGCATCCCGGTCTACATCACCGTGATCGCCACCTTCGTGACCGTGCTCCAGCTCCTGATGCAGGCCTTCACGCCTGCGGTCTATGAGACGCTCGGCCTCTTCATCCCGCTGATCGTCGTCAACTGTATCGTCCTCGGCCGCGCCGAAGGCTTCGCCAACAAGCATTCCGTGGGCGAATCCGCCCTCGACGGCATCGGCGTGGGCCTCGGCTTCACCGCTTCCCTGACGGTCATCGGCATCGTGCGCGAGGTCCTCGGCAGCGGCGCCGTGTTCGGCTGGAAGTTCATCGCCGGCGACGGCATCCTGGCCTTCGTGATGGCCCCGGGCGCCTTCCTGGTGCTGGGCTTCCTGATGGTCCTGTTCAACAAGTATCTCGCTAAAAAGTAG